From Podospora bellae-mahoneyi strain CBS 112042 chromosome 5, whole genome shotgun sequence:
GgcgatgggggggaggtttggtAGTTTTGATGCTGGGTGTGCATTCAGTTGTGGCCAGATGCTCAGTCGTCAGAGAGTGCTGGGTTCGCGGGATTCAGCTCTCCCTCGGGTCGGTTGGTCTGTGTCGTGTGAGACACCAGGTTGTCGTGTGGTTTGCTGGTGCGCGAGCTTCAGCTTCGTGTCGGTTCCGTCACAGTCCAAAAGGGGCACAATTACAAGCCTTATCGGCAAGCTATCCTCCCGATAAGCGAGGGTTATTGGCCGGACTTGTTCTCGAATAAATATGGGGCCACGGGATCTGTCAAGCCACATTTATGCTTAAACGTTCTAAGTGTGGCTTGGGGCACAGGGACTTGGCACTGCAACCCCTTtgggcaggaggagcagggaTCCCACGATCGCGGGGGTCCATATTGCTGTCTCTCACTGCCTTTTATGAACTGAATCCCGTCAGATGGGACATTCGTGAGTTATCTATTTCAAGATTTAACTGATTTAAGAAAGCCAACGGGGTCGTGTTAAAGAACAATTGTTTACTATCCGAACAAAATCCCAAAAaacaccaccttcacccaccatctcatcaaccaccgcCACAACCATGACAGCAGACGACCCCCCTAACCCCGAGCCGACGCTCGACATTGACAGACACCTAAAATACTGGAAGATGTGCCTCCagtcccctctcccccaccactaCCTCTCCAACGAAGGAAACCGCATGGCCCTGGCCTacttcatcatcaactctATCGCCATACTCACACCTCATgctaacaacaacaacaacaacaacaccactgATAACAACCTCATCACTCCGCAGGACCGGAGAAAGCTCCGAAAATGGGTCCTCTCCCATCAGCACCCAGGAGGTGGCTTCTCCCCTGCCTCGTCACTTGTCTACCCCCTTCACGGTTATGAGCAGTCGGAGCCAGAAACAGGATCTCAACCGGCAGAAGCAGCCGGAATGGCCAATGCGCCAGGGACTTTATTTGCATTGCAGCTACTGGCGCTGTTGGCAGATGAGGATGATCCAGAGGGGGCATTTGACGGGGTCGACAGAGCACAAACACTCCGCTGGTTACGGAGGCTGCAGAGAAAGGACGGGAGTTTCGGGGAAgtgttgaggttgctgcCTGGTCAGGGGTGGTTCATCGGGGGAGGGTACGACATGCGGTATTGCTACATCGCCGCGTCGATAcggtggatgttgaggggggatgtcgaggagggtgagccagggtgggtggaggatattgataaggagaggttgacgagTTATATCCTCAGCAGTCAGGTGAGGTGCTCTCTGTTTCTTACCTCACTTCCATCGCTGACTGACAATCTGGAAGACATACGACGGCGGCTTCGCAGGCAGCTCACAGGAAGAACCCCATGCAGGATATGCCTACTGCGCCATCTCTGCGctttccctcctcgaccGCCCGTTGCACACAACCAGCcgaccaccccctccctccccatcactctCCCGCATCCGTGACCTCCCCTCCTTAATCCACTGGCTCACCTCCCGCCAATTCATCTACCTCGAACACTCACCCCCTGTTccagaacaagaagaagaagaagaagacccagtcaacttcctcctcccccctctcacatccctttctctctctccacccCTCATAGCCTCCAACGGCCGCACAAACAAAGTAGCCGACACGTGTTACACCTGGTGGGTCGTAGCAGCGCTATCCAACCTCTGCCAGTTGCAGCTACTCGGCGACTGGGCACCAGCGAGACGGTTCctgctggagaagatggcgCATCGGATAGGCGGGTTTAGTAAATACCCTGGTGGACCACCGGACGTGTACCACAGCTGTTTTGGGCTGACGGTCATGTCGTTGATGGGGGAGCCGGGATTGCAGAAgttggatggggggttggcggtgccgGTTGTGACGGTGGGGGTTATTGAACAggcgaggggggagttgttgagaagggcgaggggggagacgaaggggaagggggtggtggaattggggttgaggatgaggggggggacgACGAGGccggggtggttgagggggtttaATTAGAGGTGTTATCCTACAAAGGGTGATGAGGACTtctggatgggttggttaGTGTACCATATATACTTAATATTGGGATGTAATTGTGAGATCATTGGGACGCATCTTGGCATTTTTGCTGTCAATACCGCAACTTGGGCGCCTTTCTCATATCCgcaaaataaaataaaataaagaTCTTGACTGTGCATTAAAGGGAGATTCGGGAGAAACTTGGCTAAATGCAAAAAATGATGTTGTGTCCCCTCGACCGGAATCGAGCCGGTGACCTTTCGGTATCGATAAACTACATTTACAGCCGAACGTGATAGCCAACTACACCACAAGGGGATTTGATTTGATGGTTGCAAGTCGCAGAATGCGCACTTATGGTGATGTGGGGAACATGCGGGATTTTTGTGTTGATCCACGCCTGGGCAAACACTTCCAGTCAAACATGTCAGATGATACCTTGATACAAATCCAACGGCTCTTTATATTTTATCTCACCAAATCATGTATATCACCATCCAATTCACAaatccccttcctcctcctcctcctcctccccctcacccaacACATGCAAAATCAACTTCCTatacccctccaccgcctcctccaggtccctcaccctcaacccttcatcatccccatgCGCAACAAGGATACTCCCCGGCCCATAGAGATAACTCGTatgccccccctccaaattCGGAACATCAGTCCCATAACTCGCAACCATAGTCTCAAACCCGTCAACTTCACACTTGCACTTGACCGGTCCATACCCGCCAAACCACTCTGAACTGAGCGCATCCCCGTCTGTCTCCTTGAGAATGTGCTCAATCTTGGCGATAACATCCTTATGTCCCTCCTTTTGACTTCCCGATGCCACCCGAACAGCAAGTCTAGCGCTCGCCGACTTGGGTATCACATTCGCtgccacccccccctccagaaCCCCGATATTAACTGTCGTGTTGCCGTACCTCTCGCTCGAACCAAGGTCAGTGTTAAGGATAGTGTGCAAACTGCGAATCAGCACCTCATTGGCAGATTTGCCTAGCTGTGGGTAGCCTGAATGACCAGCCTTTCCTCGAGAGTGAACAATCCCATTGGTAATCCCCTTGTGGCCGCACGCAAGTTTGTTCTCTGTAGGTTCGCCAAAGATGGCAGAGGCAAAGCGGTACTGCTTTtcgtcgctgctgctgccaaagaGAGAaaccttgctgctgctgcgggagCGGCGGGAGAACTCCTTCATGCCGAGGCCGGAAGTTTCTTCGCCAACTACGAAGAGGAGCATCACGTCggatggggagatggattccgaggagaggagggtggataAAGCGATGAGCTGCGCTGCAAGAGAGGCTTTCGCATCGACGGAACCGCGGCCGGAGATGAGGGTGTCTGGGGTGATTGGCCCTGACGGTGTGGTTTTGTAGGGAATGTATGGTGGGACGACATCGATGTGGGATGTGATGAGGAGCTTGAAGTCGGCGGTGCTGGGCTTCTTAGCTGTGGGCCAAGCCAGGACATTGCATCTCGTATTCGAGCCTGTGTTTAACCCAGCTGGAATAGGTTGAAGCTCGACAGAGTAGTTTTGCTTGCCGAGATATTCCTGAAGGAACAGAgcggcatcctcctcggtgcCACTGAGCGAGGGTATCTCAACGAGGTTCTTGTgaagggcgaggaggtcatGGCGGTAGAATGGGCCGTCGGCGTGCGGCGTAGGGGTCGCatgtgctgctggtgggTACAATGCGCTGCATAGCAGCAGTGCCTGTGAGATCCGCTTCATTTTGAGTTTTGCACCAACTCTCTGCCACCCCAAAGACCGTTGGTGAAAGGTGAAAGATGCAACGTCTCGGTCGAGTTCATAGCGCTGATGAGGTCATCCCTTTCAGTGGGTCCAAAAACATGCACAAATCGCCAATGCAGGGGCTGTGGGGCGCTGCATGACTTGTGCGCTTTACACAgcatcatctcatcttcaaGCTTCGAGAAAACAAACATGTTCAACATCTCATTTCGTATTCATCTCAATCCTCATAGCTGACGAGCAGCAACAGAGGCCAACCGCTCGGGCAACACTTGGCTAAAGTCAAACTTGCCGTCCGCACCCTTCACCACGGTTCCCCGCTCAGTGACAATGGCATCGATCAGCTCATGGGGAGTCACATCGAAAGCTGGGTTCCAGACCCCAATTCTCTGATCAGCAATCGCAACTCTCGCAGTCTTGCTGGTATCGACGGTTCCGTCCTCGTTGACAATGGCACCGCTGATTTGTGTCAGCTCTTCACGCTTGCGCTCCTCGATCTCGATAGCGCTTCCGTTCTCCGTCTCGAGGTCGATGCTGGTTGTTGGCGCAGCGACAACAAACTTGACACCGTGGTGACGAGCCAGGACAGCCAGTTGATAGGTGCCAATCTTGTTGGCAGTATCTCCGTTGCGGACAACGCGGTCAGCGCCGACAATGACGGCGCCAATATTCATGCGCTCACGATGGAGGTTGAAGAGAGCACCAGCCATGCTGTCGGTGATcagggtggaggggatgcCCTCGAAGACGAGCTCGAAGGAAGTAAGACGACTGCCTTGGTTGTAAGGACGAGTCTCGGTGCAGTAGGCGTGCTTGAGGAGACCCTCGGAGTGAAGAGTGCGGATGATGCCAAGGGCAGTGCCGTGGCCCGAGGTTGCGAGGGAACCGGTGTTGCAGTGCGTGAGGACGGAGATGGGCTTTTCAGAAGAGGCATTGTATTGCTGTTGCAACCAGGCGGCACCATGAGAGCCGATAgaggtgttgttgtggaggTCCTTGGCGAGAatctcctcggccgtctgGATGTAGGTGTTCAAGatggcctccttggcctcagGGTGCGCCAAACCCTCGAGGTTGGCGGCTCTAGTGGCCAGCTTGAGAAGTGTGATGGCGTTGGAGAGATCAACAGCTGTTGGCCTGCTCTCCTTGAGGTAGTCAAGTCTCTTTTCGATATGCGCAATGACCTCTTCGGGCTCAGTGGCAGCTGGTGACGGATGTTAGCGATGTCTTGATTCGGGGGCAGTGTCAAACTTACTGCAGTCGCCATTGTGCAACTCAACCGCATGGGCCAAAGCAGCGACGATGGCAATAGCGGGGGCACCTCTCACTCTCATGGAGCGGATGCAGTCAAAAGCCTCTTCGGCAGTTGACACCTCATCGTAGTGGTTCTCATGGGGCAGTCtgagctggtcaaggacTAACAGCTTGCCCCGCGAATACTTGATAGCTTGAAGGGTGGCCATTTTGTAGATGTGTTTCGAGGTCTTTGAAGACACAAAATTTGTTGTCAAAAGTGACCAGCCGTTTTTGAAGATTGTCAAAAGTTCCCCTGGATTTTTTACACTGGGAATCTGCCTGCTCTTGAGCCTGAAATAGAAAATATCTCTCGGGGGTGCAAGCGGCCGGGACTGTCATCAGATGCCCCGCCACTGCGCAAAAGTTTTGGTGGGGCAATTTCTGGAAATTCAAGGTGACGGAGGTGAGCTGCATCGCCAAGAAGCGGTGAGAGCTCCATGGCCATGCATTGATGTGCCACACCCTGCATCTCAGGGGATTCTGCCACCGCATGGCCTGGCCAGGAGCTGTCCTTCTCTAGAATTCCAACGCGCTTCGACCAGGGCATGTCATAGAGGCCCAGAGCTGTCCAACATGGAACAGCCCTTTTCTTCGTCAAAGGTGACGGGTTAGTGACAGTTTTGGTTGATTGGGGAGCTCCCAGCTGACTAGTAGTGTTCCTGTATGCAGTCGAGTACTTCGATCCCCACGATGTCTACAAGCTCCTTGCGCCGGGGTTGATTCCCCGGCTCCCGCTCCGAGACCTCAACTGGCAGTCCCACGCCGGGCCATTGCGATCTATCAACACCCTACACATTGAGCTCCTACCATCCGGAGCCGACTGCTCGAGTATCTTTACCCCCCTATCCTCTCCAAACCCAAAGGGCGCAAGCTCCACCGATGTCGCGAACCAACCGGCCCGGGACGATGGCTTCCAGaccgccaccatcgccgGTAGGGGTGGCTCAAGCGACCAGGTGGACTCGACACTTCGTCCACCAGCAGGGCCAGGCAAGGAAAGGAGACATCAAATACCAGGCTTGCGCCGCACACCTTACCTCAAGGTGCTACTAATACGATGCGACGACAACGATACATACAAGTCCACGACGAAGGCTGAAATAAAGGAGTGGATCAAAGTCaacacaccaccagcccaggGCAAGAGTGGCGCCGAGAACCACGATGCCTTCGAATGGCTGATCATCCATGTGGTCCTCCCAAACACCGTCGCCGCGACCCAGCCGCGGACCACAGGGAAGGTACCCGACTCCAGCGACGTCTCCAAGACGGCGACACTAAAGTGGCGCGGCAGCTCAACATCGTTGCTGGAGAAATTGCGGACCGACTTCAACGGCTCAGGCAAGGGCGCTGTGGACAGGATCAGGCAGATTCGCATTGGCGTCAACGACGTGCCATATAGTATGCTCCCGAGGGTGGTGCCTGCGGTACCTACGGGGTATCGTGAGACCGAGCAGGACAGTGAGGCCGCGTGGGCGGACTTGATCGGGAAGTTCAAGGAGCTCATCCTATCCAGCTTCGACACACGCGTCACACAGTACGAAGAGGACATCAAGGAACGAGACGCCCAGAGGAGTTTACCAGGGTGGAATTTCTGCACTTTTTTCATTCTGAAAGAAGGCCTGGCCAGGGGTTTCGAAAGTGTTGGTCTTGTTGAGGATGCCCTAGTTGGGTATGATGAGCTTAGTGTTGGGCTCGACACTATCATCCAAGAACAAGCGGCTGCGGGGTCTGCGGAAGCACATGGAGGCGCTCTGCTTCCGTATACCCCGGATCTCAAAGAGACAGCACAAAAGGCTCTCAGTGAGATCGCTGGCGGTACTCTTGAgtttgaggaagaggaggctgtGGATCTCCAGTCTGGCGACAAGCAAAAGCTGGATTATTCCGAAAGCATCCCCATCACTTCATCCAAAAAGACATACCGAGAGTTGATCTTGGCCAACAATGTGTCTTTATTCGATTTCAGGTGCTACATCTTTGCACGCCAAATCTCTCTGCTCCTTCGTCTTGGAAATGCATGGTCAACACGAGAGGAACTGGTGGCCAAGCTGAAGGAGCAGCAAGAAATGGTCCCGCGAGGAGTGGCTGCAAAAACACCCGTACCCAAGCTGAatgaggagcaggagaactTGCTGCAGCTCGCTGAGATCTGCAAACGCACGCTCGAGTTCGTGCCTGCGATTTCGACAGTCATGAGAGAAGACATCATTGCGGCCATCATGTCTGCCAGGAAAcacgaagaagaagatggggtCAAGCCAGTCCTCGATTCCATGCTCTCCGAGGTTGTGGACAACATGGTGTCGTCCTTTGCCTTTTCTGTTGCCCAACAGGTTCTCGCCCAGACGTCTACCAAGGCGCTGCCTATCCCACCTTCTACCCTTAATGATGCCCATGATCAGAAGACGTCTATCCCAGACCCCAAAACGACGATGCATCCAGCCCGGACGACGTCCCTTCACGGCCAGGGCACTCAACGGCCACCTCTCAGCCCTGGGTTCCCGTCTGGGCGCCTGCCTGGTTCTATTGATAGTCCAGCTACGTCGTCATTTCAGAAGGCTGGGCTCGAAGAACTTGCTGCTAGGAGAGCCGAGTTGTATGCATTGTCCCGAAATATTTTGGAGGAGTGTGGCAAGAAGCGTGGCTGGTCTGACGGGTGGTCGTCAGTCCCTACGGTAGGGGAAGCTGGGATTGTCgacatggaggagattggccttgacgatgatgatgatgatgatgatgccgaaAAGACCAAGCCGGCTGCAAGAGAAACCGCTGAGGTTTTGCACACGTCGGTTGCCGGCGTGggaaccaccctcctccgcacAGCGCTCGACAATAAGGATGACTTTTATCGGCTCTACGAGACGCTCACCGATAAAGCTCTCCGGCACTACACAGTCGCCCACCACCTGCACTCGGTCCAGGCCTGCATGGCTGATTTGGCGGTGCTCAAGTTTCACCTTGAGGAGTACAAGGACGCAGCTTACTACTTTTACCGCGTCATTCCCTTCTTTGGAGAGAGCAGCTGGGCCCTCCTTGAGCTTTCCATGCTGGTCATGTATGCGAGGTGTCTAAAGAAGTTGAACAAGCTGGACGATTACGTCAACCAAGCACTTCGGCAGCTCCTTTGCAAGGCAGCCGCCGCTGAGAGGGACAGATTGCAACAAAAGTCACAATTCAGGAACAGCCTTACGTCTGCGACTCAGTACCCAGAAGCCTCGGCCATCACGGGATTCCTGGCGGACCTGATTTCGGTGTCAACATCGCTAGAAAAGGATGTGAGGATTCCCCTGACCAGCCTCTGCTGTGACCTTGCTCTGGACGGGCCACCATTCTATGACGAGGGCCAGGacagcttctccttgtttCTTGACTTTCACAGTCTTTTGGTTGATGAGTTTGAAGCTGATTCGGTCAGCATCCGCATCACGAGCAAGACTGCAGGGGGCAGCAGGGAAATTTGGCTACAGACCGAGAAGCCGGTTACCATCCGGCCAGGGCCGAACAAGGTACGAGTACAGAGCACCACGATGATGGCTGGCACTTTTGAAGTAGATCAGGTTCGTCTGTCCAGCGAGAAGGTATTGCTGCACTACGAACGAGATCCCAACCAGCATGTAGACAAGGGGATTGCAAGCCTGAAAAATCCTCAAGTGGCTATTTACCAACGAGCTAGCGGCCTTGACGTCCGACTGTCAGGGACAAAGGACCTGCAActcgacaagaagaaatCACTAGATCTTGAGCTATCAACTGGTTGGAACGCCGTCAAGACGTGCGAGATTAAGATTAGGTCCGCGACTGGTGGGCTGCGGCTGGTCATGAGTGAAGCAGAGGTGATTGGCTCGACACAGGCCACCAAAGCAGAGGGAGGCACCTTCAAATTCGGCGCCATTCCCGCAAATAGCTCTGTCAAGGTCCGGTTTCCCTTCACCGTTGAGCACGACCTGCTCGATGTCGCTGTCAGGGCGGAGGTTACCTACTCCACCGAGCGTGGGagcttcaccttcttcaagacATCATCTGTACCGATCTCTCTCGCAGTCGAGGTCAACGTTCAGGATATCTTCAAGCACAACGCACTCTTCTCGCGATTTGCggtctcctccgccagctccaGCCCGTTGAGGTTGTTCAAGAGCGAGCTGTTGGGCTCCGAGGTCTTTGACACACACTTTGGCCATTCGCCCAGCCAGCCGGTGTTGATCTTTCCCAAACAGCCCACCAGCCTGCTGTACAAAATCACGAGAAAGCGCGGGGTTGCCATCGGGCCGAAGACAAACAAGACGCTGTATCTCAAGCTGCATTACAGCGTTTTGCAGGAAGAGATTGAGACTCTGTTTGAGAAGACCATCGTTGCCGATCTGGAAGACTCGCCCATGAGGGAGTACGCCAAGCTGATCGTCTCCACGGTTCTGGCGGTAGTCCAAGCCCACCTGTCGGAACACGAGCTTGAGAAAGCGGCGTTGCTGGGGGAGCTGCAGACGAGCTTTTTGGGTCATGTCAATTGGGAATCGCACTTTGCTGGTCTGGGGTTGGCGTCAAACACTCAACAGCAAAAAAGCGGGACCAGCTcccctgcttcttcttcttcttctgtgGAAGACATCTCGTCGGCCACTCTGGCAGGTTTTATGACTGCCTTTTTCACCAATCACGCTTTCCTCCCGTTACCGCACCCCGAGTCAATCCCGGAACCAAACACGATTGTCATCCCGGTTGATGTACCCCCAGTAGCAATCGTTCACACGGCCGACTTGAGGGTTTCATTGTCTCAACCTCCAGTGGTGAACGGGACGGACGCTAACGATGGCAGCCCTACGTTCGTGATtaaccagctcctccctaCCACCCTCCACCTAAAATGGACGCGGATGTGGGACACTGACCTGTCCACTTCGTCTCTGTCTCAAGACCTGGAGTTCGGGTATGAGATCACTGCCCCGGGGGATAGCTGGCtgcttggggggaggaggaaggggcaTTTTGTTATACCGGctgttgacgatgatgatgcagagAAAAAGTTGAGTTCGACGGCGGAGACGGAGGCGGAGATACCTGTTGTTTTGGTGCctttgagggaggggtattTACCTTGGCCCGGGGTGGAGATTAGGGAGGTTAGGGCGGGAGGagagaatgggaatgggacgggggagaaTAGTCCTGTGGTGAATATTGCTGGGGGGGTGCATTGCGAGACGGATTATAGGAACTTgggggagacggtggaggttgtgggggaTCGGGGGAGGGTTACGGTTAGTTTGGATGTtagtgatggtgggggggataGGGGGGGTCCGATGGTGCTGGAGtgtgagggggggggatggggggttgggagggttgttgcTTAGACTACGTatgaggggggatgttgtGACTAGCAGAGGAAGGTTTAGGTATGGTCAATATTCTTAATCGAGAAGGTCTTCTTGACTGCTTTACCAACTGTGTGGCGTGGGGTATTGTTCACGAGCTTGGCAAGGGCGGCCGGATGAGCAGAGTGAGTACTGCAGGTATGCGCATAAGGTCTCTTGTCAGATGCGCCTACACAGTTCTGCGGGTAGGCCCGTCTGCCCAGACACTCCGAATTAGGTACCACCAATCATCCACGGCGTCACCGCTCTAGGTTGATATCATGATCTCCGGTCATCGGCAGACAAATCTAGATTCTAACATCCGACCGGCGACCGGCCGCATGAAAGAATTACCACCCGACTTTGGCCCCAGCGGGAGACAGATCATCTGGCTGACTACTCTCATGACTAAGGGGGTTTCCAAAGCCGAGGTTGCACGAGTTCAGGGATGGAGATGCCCGCCTTTTGCGCCACATTTCGATATTatatgtgtatgtgtgtgtgtcatGTATTCGCTGCGGGTCACACACTATTTACCCCAGTACAGGCGGAATTCGAGGTTGGGGGTACGAAGCTCGGAAAGTCGAAAGAGTTGAGTGTCACGAATGTAGATTAGGTACCTGATTACAGATATGTGGAAGACACAGCAGGTCGGGCTATGAGTAAGCGAATGCAGGTTTTGAGACTTGGGGCTGGTTGGGCTGGGTGGTATGACCTCAGTTTTGGAGTGGGAAGGCTGTGAGAGGGTGTTAGTAATGAGGTGTGGGTGTGTCTCGGCCTCGGTTGTCAAATGTAGAGTGATCAATGGTTGATGGGGGCGGAATTGTTGAAGGCTTTCTCGTCTCTGGTGTAAAATTGCTGGGTTGAGGGAGCTGAAGGTGAGTGTTGAGATGGGTTACCTATATAACGGATGAGATGTGGATTTTTCGCCACCTTGAATTTTGTTGCAAGTTTCACAgcttttttatttctttgtCTTATAAGAAATGGCTGAggcatcgtcatcgtcacatccagcgaggaagagaaggccCCATAAAAGGAGTCGACATGGCTGTCTGACATGCAAGCAGCGGCATATTCGATGTGACGAGCTCAAACCGGTCTGGTGGGCACAAGCTTTGATCTACCTATGTCTTGTTCGTATGGCTAACGGGAGTAGCACCAACTGTCTTACACGTGGGGGAGAGTGCGGTTATGCTGCTGAAGGAGCCAGGGGTGCATCTGATTCCCCTTCGTCGGCAGCTGCAACAATGCAACCACCTCTGGTAGCGTACCCGAGCTCACCGGCAGATCCATTTGATACATTGCCCATCAAAATGTCATATCGGTCGTTGGAGCTGTTCAATCACTGTATGGATCCAGCATGCATGTTGACTTGATAAAGGAGGTGAGGCTGATATTCAGGGGGAAAGTTGCCAACTATCGGATCTTCAGCCGGACGGCTGTACCGAAGAGTGCGAGTTCCCAGTGGTTAGTTACAGCCTCCTTACTTGACAAGAATGGGCAATACAGCTTACAGAACAGTGTCGGAATCGCCCTCTCCAATCCAGACACGTTTCGAGCCTGTCTCATCATGAGTGCGCTGCACTATTCCCGAATCAGTGGCGGCCTGAGGGAGTCCGAGATGGAAGAGACGTACTTGTACCACAAGCTCGAGGCGATGAGGACTCTAAACAGCAAAGTTACAGACTTGGAAACGTGCACTAGTGATGGGTGTCTGAGCTTGATTGCTGGGTTAGCTTTGGCTGAGGTAATACCTTTGTTCTTCTTAGGCCTGTATCGCACTGCTAACAATCTTAAGGGTGGCATGGGTGACCAAACTGCCGCCGAGGCACATATCAATGGTCTCTGTACTTTGATCGACATGAAGCGCCCCGAGGAATGGCAGCATCGGTTCTATGGGATGCTTCAAAGAATCATTCTGATGTAAGTTGAATACATCGTTACCAATCCCAGGCAGATTTCAGTCTTTCGAACCTCTGCTTCACTTTTCCGTTGTCTGTACTAAATTTTTATCAAAAGGGCTGGCAGTTACGTTGCTGCATCCAGGGACCCGTTTCTAGAATCACACGTCATCGAAACCGACGACATGACCCTCTGCTATCCCCATCCATATTTCACCAAACCCACATCAACCCTATTATCAACTGCTCAAGTCAAAGCCACTAGCATCTCGCCCTTCTATCTGACCTCCACACCCTGTCTCGAGGCCTGCAAAGCCgatgttgagggagaagtaCTATTCAACGTCCTTGAGCGCCTCACCTCGAGCTGCTTCACGCcatacaacaacaataacagcGAGACGACTTCACTCCTCCTCTCAGATGCAGAGTCTTACATCGCCAGCCTGCTCTTTCAACCGGACCCTTCCTCGACTTCACCATCCGAAGCTTCATTTCACAAGGGCCAGCATCACAAAAAGAGCAAGAGAAAAGGCCACCCATACAGTCAAGCACCACCAATCTACTACCCAAACTCAAGCCGTGCCTGGGCCGCAGCCGGTTACCTCTACATCCATCTCATATTATCCCCTCTCTGGACCCAAACCCACCAAGAAGAGAGTATAGACCCCGACCTCCTTTGGCatctcctcaacaccctgcGAGAAGACATTACCAAAACCGAAGCAGCCATGAACATCGGCGCCTATAGCCCAGAGCTGTGGATATGGGAGGTTGTCATAGCCGCCTACACCGTCCGTGTGTCTCTCCAgagacaacagcaacagcaacaacaacaacaacaacaacaacaacaacaacaacaagacccaATGACGACGAGCTTGGCAAGTGTAGCTGAGGACATCTTCAGCACTACATCATCAAAAGTTTTATCAACCTCTCAAACAGTCATCTGGCCTGGCCTCACCTACGCCGAAAGTTTAgtttcttcatcttcctcgcaGGATGGTAGCGGTgcttcttcaccctctcaCGACAATCCTGACCGAGGGCCCGGAATTCCCAGCCAACCGCACACTTATATTCCGCCTGTgtcacctccaccaaaagaTCACCTCCATTCCCTCAAGGTGTTCTTCCGTCAGAAGATCGCCGTATGGAGCCAGACAATCAGGGTTG
This genomic window contains:
- the CDC43 gene encoding geranylgeranyl transferase type-1 subunit beta (COG:O; EggNog:ENOG503NUSI), yielding MTADDPPNPEPTLDIDRHLKYWKMCLQSPLPHHYLSNEGNRMALAYFIINSIAILTPHANNNNNNNTTDNNLITPQDRRKLRKWVLSHQHPGGGFSPASSLVYPLHGYEQSEPETGSQPAEAAGMANAPGTLFALQLLALLADEDDPEGAFDGVDRAQTLRWLRRLQRKDGSFGEVLRLLPGQGWFIGGGYDMRYCYIAASIRWMLRGDVEEGEPGWVEDIDKERLTSYILSSQTYDGGFAGSSQEEPHAGYAYCAISALSLLDRPLHTTSRPPPPSPSLSRIRDLPSLIHWLTSRQFIYLEHSPPVPEQEEEEEDPVNFLLPPLTSLSLSPPLIASNGRTNKVADTCYTWWVVAALSNLCQLQLLGDWAPARRFLLEKMAHRIGGFSKYPGGPPDVYHSCFGLTVMSLMGEPGLQKLDGGLAVPVVTVGVIEQARGELLRRARGETKGKGVVELGLRMRGGTTRPGWLRGFN
- a CDS encoding hypothetical protein (COG:E; MEROPS:MER0026479; EggNog:ENOG503NUCZ), which translates into the protein MKRISQALLLCSALYPPAAHATPTPHADGPFYRHDLLALHKNLVEIPSLSGTEEDAALFLQEYLGKQNYSVELQPIPAGLNTGSNTRCNVLAWPTAKKPSTADFKLLITSHIDVVPPYIPYKTTPSGPITPDTLISGRGSVDAKASLAAQLIALSTLLSSESISPSDVMLLFVVGEETSGLGMKEFSRRSRSSSKVSLFGSSSDEKQYRFASAIFGEPTENKLACGHKGITNGIVHSRGKAGHSGYPQLGKSANEVLIRSLHTILNTDLGSSERYGNTTVNIGVLEGGVAANVIPKSASARLAVRVASGSQKEGHKDVIAKIEHILKETDGDALSSEWFGGYGPVKCKCEVDGFETMVASYGTDVPNLEGGHTSYLYGPGSILVAHGDDEGRRWRGIGS
- the MRI1 gene encoding S-methyl-5-thioribose-1-phosphate isomerase (EggNog:ENOG503NVZ3; COG:E); the protein is MATLQAIKYSRGKLLVLDQLRLPHENHYDEVSTAEEAFDCIRSMRVRGAPAIAIVAALAHAVELHNGDCTATEPEEVIAHIEKRLDYLKESRPTAVDLSNAITLLKLATRAANLEGLAHPEAKEAILNTYIQTAEEILAKDLHNNTSIGSHGAAWLQQQYNASSEKPISVLTHCNTGSLATSGHGTALGIIRTLHSEGLLKHAYCTETRPYNQGSRLTSFELVFEGIPSTLITDSMAGALFNLHRERMNIGAVIVGADRVVRNGDTANKIGTYQLAVLARHHGVKFVVAAPTTSIDLETENGSAIEIEERKREELTQISGAIVNEDGTVDTSKTARVAIADQRIGVWNPAFDVTPHELIDAIVTERGTVVKGADGKFDFSQVLPERLASVAARQL